A stretch of Alkalicella caledoniensis DNA encodes these proteins:
- a CDS encoding response regulator: MYKVVLADDERLEREALKIILCDDSSDTIIVGEAATGKQAVELCETHDPDVIFMDIKMPGMDGLEATEIIKKLDKDKVIIILTAYEEFKYAQRALKLGADDYVLKPARPKDILEVYMKHRDKKHVKKDVKKDVNTDSLYEAIRTEDYKESKIQLRQVLNELNEIYKDDLEQMKLSLDRIAKQILDICHLKGLNEITNNQEEIRNSMTPNNMEYAILKVLDRFFEEIINQKKIEENNEIHAALNYIEKNFKKGITLEEVAEYVHLNPHYFSKLFKKELDVNFVNYVTHRKIEYAKELLRFTDIPIINISMELSYNEPNYFSKVFKKVVGSTPTDYRNLYEEERVKNRGLKKRYTKISNGKWYV; the protein is encoded by the coding sequence ATGTATAAAGTAGTCTTAGCTGATGACGAGCGTTTAGAAAGGGAAGCGTTAAAAATCATTTTATGCGATGATAGCTCTGATACGATTATTGTGGGGGAGGCGGCCACGGGTAAGCAAGCTGTGGAGTTATGTGAAACCCACGACCCAGATGTCATATTTATGGACATAAAAATGCCGGGGATGGATGGTTTAGAGGCAACAGAGATAATAAAGAAGCTAGATAAAGATAAAGTCATCATAATCTTAACTGCATATGAAGAATTTAAGTATGCACAAAGGGCATTAAAGCTTGGAGCCGATGATTATGTTCTAAAGCCTGCACGACCTAAGGATATCCTCGAGGTTTACATGAAACACAGGGATAAGAAACATGTTAAAAAGGATGTTAAAAAAGATGTAAATACTGATTCTTTATACGAAGCTATCCGTACAGAAGATTATAAAGAATCGAAGATACAATTGAGACAAGTTTTAAATGAGTTAAACGAAATTTATAAGGACGATTTAGAGCAAATGAAATTGAGCTTAGATCGTATAGCTAAACAGATTTTAGATATTTGCCACTTGAAGGGACTCAATGAAATTACCAATAACCAAGAAGAAATTAGAAACTCCATGACTCCAAACAATATGGAATATGCCATATTGAAAGTATTAGACAGGTTTTTTGAGGAAATAATTAACCAAAAGAAGATAGAAGAAAATAATGAAATTCATGCTGCATTAAACTATATAGAGAAAAACTTTAAAAAGGGAATTACCCTTGAGGAAGTGGCAGAATATGTTCACTTAAATCCACATTACTTCAGTAAACTCTTTAAGAAGGAATTAGATGTTAATTTTGTGAACTATGTTACCCATAGGAAAATAGAATACGCCAAGGAACTACTGAGATTCACTGATATTCCCATTATTAATATTTCTATGGAACTATCATATAATGAGCCAAATTACTTTAGTAAGGTTTTCAAAAAAGTAGTTGGTAGCACTCCTACTGATTACAGAAATTTATATGAAGAAGAAAGAGTAAAAAATAGAGGTTTAAAAAAAAGGTACACCAAAATTTCAAATGGAAAGTGGTATGTTTAA
- a CDS encoding sensor histidine kinase, with product MQRVHLRDITDVDILQEIQNRFSEATGLAAVTVDFKGKPITEYSNFSRFCKLIREDSKCRDACYRSDAYGGLEAVRNEKPYIYRCHTGLVDFAIPINIGGQYMGSIMAGQVKIEEAELNRLDHIVKEIPSWKKNEEIMEAYNEIPVISYDKILGAAEMMFLVSNYIVEKDMMQIMQAELNQKSIKLVEEERVRIELERTLKESELKALQSQVNPHFLFNVLNTIGRQALIEKASKTQEIVYTLAEILRYTLKNINQMVELREEISHIERYLTIQAIRFGDRIQYKLDIPKSIESIRIPSMILQSLVENSINHGLEPKESNGYITIKGYITDYGIEIEIADNGVGIHEHNLEMILDENKEIGSLTKSTGIGINNVNKRLSYHYGPEYKIEISSKIGVGTKVKVKIPKEIKSRRTVNV from the coding sequence ATGCAGAGAGTGCATTTAAGGGACATTACTGATGTGGACATTTTACAGGAGATCCAAAATAGGTTTTCAGAAGCTACAGGATTAGCAGCAGTGACTGTGGATTTCAAAGGTAAACCAATAACCGAGTACAGTAATTTCAGTCGGTTTTGCAAACTAATTCGTGAGGACTCAAAATGTAGGGATGCTTGCTATCGCTCAGATGCCTATGGAGGTTTAGAGGCCGTTAGGAATGAGAAACCTTATATTTATCGATGTCATACTGGACTAGTTGATTTTGCTATACCCATAAATATTGGTGGACAATATATGGGTTCTATCATGGCAGGTCAAGTTAAAATTGAAGAAGCTGAACTAAATAGACTAGATCATATTGTCAAAGAGATACCAAGTTGGAAGAAAAATGAGGAAATAATGGAAGCATATAATGAAATACCTGTTATTTCCTATGACAAAATATTAGGTGCCGCTGAAATGATGTTCTTAGTTTCTAACTATATAGTTGAAAAAGATATGATGCAGATAATGCAAGCTGAACTAAATCAAAAAAGTATCAAACTAGTGGAAGAAGAACGAGTTAGGATAGAACTAGAGAGGACACTAAAAGAATCGGAGTTGAAGGCATTACAGTCCCAAGTTAATCCCCACTTTCTTTTTAATGTTCTCAATACCATAGGCAGGCAAGCCCTTATAGAAAAGGCATCTAAAACACAAGAAATAGTCTACACGTTGGCAGAAATACTACGGTATACCTTAAAAAACATAAATCAAATGGTAGAATTAAGGGAAGAAATATCTCATATTGAGCGGTACTTAACCATACAAGCCATAAGATTTGGAGATCGAATTCAATATAAGTTGGATATACCTAAATCTATTGAGAGCATTAGGATTCCTTCAATGATTCTCCAATCCCTTGTGGAAAATTCTATTAACCATGGACTAGAGCCTAAAGAATCAAATGGGTATATTACTATAAAAGGTTATATAACTGATTATGGAATAGAGATAGAAATAGCAGATAATGGCGTTGGGATCCATGAACATAATCTTGAAATGATACTTGATGAGAACAAAGAAATTGGTAGTTTAACTAAATCCACAGGTATTGGTATAAACAATGTAAACAAGAGATTATCCTATCATTACGGTCCAGAATATAAAATTGAGATAAGTAGCAAGATTGGTGTTGGAACGAAGGTAAAGGTTAAGATACCAAAAGAGATCAAGTCGAGGAGAACTGTAAATGTATAA
- a CDS encoding permease yields MMKNKKSRYNIVFISLIFLGALALYNFSLAGEAVNTSLTSFRQLLLVLPPIFIILGLLDVWVPKETMVRFMGKEAGLLGVVLAFFLGSAAAGPLYGAFPIAAVLVKKGVPFKNVAIFIGAWSTTKIPMLMFELSALGLTFTATRLLINIPIIIIIANLLDRSLNEKDRKELEENMERMA; encoded by the coding sequence ATGATGAAAAACAAAAAAAGCAGATATAATATTGTATTTATCTCGCTGATTTTCTTAGGAGCTTTGGCTCTGTACAACTTTTCTTTAGCAGGAGAAGCAGTTAACACTTCATTAACGAGCTTTAGACAGCTACTTTTAGTTTTACCCCCTATTTTTATTATTTTAGGTCTTTTAGATGTATGGGTTCCCAAGGAGACTATGGTGAGATTTATGGGGAAGGAAGCAGGTTTACTGGGAGTGGTTTTAGCATTTTTTCTAGGATCTGCGGCAGCAGGTCCACTATATGGAGCATTTCCCATAGCTGCTGTACTTGTAAAAAAGGGGGTTCCATTTAAAAACGTTGCTATATTTATAGGTGCATGGTCAACAACTAAAATTCCAATGCTTATGTTTGAGCTATCAGCTCTTGGGTTAACCTTCACAGCTACAAGGCTATTGATTAACATCCCTATAATAATTATTATAGCTAATTTACTAGACAGATCACTAAATGAAAAGGATAGGAAAGAACTCGAGGAAAATATGGAAAGAATGGCTTAA
- a CDS encoding permease gives MYDVLVYIIAFILLIVSFVKDKKKTKQAMMKAKKSILNILPELVGVIIIIGVILSLLNPQTISKLLGEGSGILGVVSAAVVGAITLIPGFIAFPLAAMLLENGANYLPIGAFVSTLMMVGIATLPVEFKYFGKKLAIFRNLLAFGFSFVIAYIINLVVNVL, from the coding sequence TTGTACGATGTTTTAGTTTATATAATAGCATTTATTCTATTAATAGTTTCATTTGTGAAGGATAAGAAAAAAACCAAGCAGGCAATGATGAAAGCAAAGAAATCTATCTTAAATATACTTCCGGAGTTAGTAGGGGTTATTATCATAATAGGTGTGATACTATCACTTCTGAACCCTCAGACCATTTCAAAACTCCTAGGGGAAGGTTCAGGAATTCTTGGAGTGGTATCTGCTGCAGTTGTAGGTGCAATTACTCTAATACCTGGTTTTATTGCATTTCCACTAGCTGCTATGCTATTGGAAAACGGTGCTAACTATTTACCTATAGGAGCATTTGTCTCCACTCTTATGATGGTTGGTATAGCTACTTTGCCTGTTGAGTTTAAATACTTTGGTAAGAAGCTGGCGATTTTCAGAAACTTATTGGCATTTGGATTTTCCTTTGTTATCGCTTATATTATAAACTTGGTGGTGAATGTGTTATGA
- a CDS encoding (2Fe-2S)-binding protein: protein MNQVISADIMDKLQKISLCKGISKASIKKAIKEGAKTLKEVEKATGASSGPCKGKRCAHKIGEILEETR, encoded by the coding sequence ATGAATCAAGTGATCTCAGCTGATATTATGGATAAACTACAAAAGATCAGTTTGTGTAAAGGTATATCAAAAGCCTCTATAAAAAAAGCTATTAAAGAAGGTGCAAAAACACTAAAAGAAGTTGAAAAGGCCACTGGAGCAAGCTCAGGTCCTTGCAAAGGCAAAAGATGTGCCCATAAAATAGGAGAGATTTTAGAAGAAACCAGATAA
- a CDS encoding NADH:flavin oxidoreductase, translating to MANLLKPLVLKNINLSNRLVMPPMATSASQPDGKVSKEIIDYYDEKSKGGYIGLIVIEHSFITQQGKASDKQLSVADDSCIESLKVLANTIQKNGSKTVMQINHAGNAAKKDVTGMEPVGPSAIANPRSKSGIVPKELSQHEIATIVEEFKNAAIRVKKAGFDGVQIHSAHGYLLNQFYSPLTNKRTDKYGGDTLGRITIHLEIIKAVREAVGPDFNVSLRLGASDYNENGTTIEDSKIAAVEFEKAGVDLLDISGGFSGYNIPGADKQGYFYPLTEALKEVVSIPLILTGGITDSLAAEKLLQDEKTDLIGVGRAILNDSNWAKNAIEGLKK from the coding sequence ATGGCAAATTTATTAAAACCCTTAGTTTTAAAAAACATAAATCTATCGAACAGGTTGGTTATGCCGCCCATGGCCACATCAGCATCTCAACCAGATGGCAAAGTAAGTAAGGAAATCATAGACTATTATGATGAAAAATCTAAAGGTGGATACATAGGTCTAATAGTTATTGAACATAGCTTTATAACTCAACAAGGAAAAGCCAGTGATAAACAGCTTTCAGTGGCTGATGATAGTTGTATAGAAAGTCTAAAGGTACTGGCGAATACTATACAAAAAAACGGATCAAAAACCGTTATGCAAATAAACCATGCTGGAAATGCTGCAAAAAAAGATGTTACTGGTATGGAACCCGTGGGTCCATCGGCCATAGCAAATCCTAGGTCAAAAAGTGGGATTGTTCCTAAGGAACTGAGCCAACATGAAATTGCAACAATTGTAGAAGAATTTAAGAATGCAGCTATAAGGGTAAAAAAAGCAGGCTTTGATGGTGTACAAATACACTCCGCCCACGGCTATCTTTTAAATCAGTTCTATTCACCCTTGACCAACAAGAGAACAGATAAATATGGTGGTGATACCCTAGGTAGAATCACAATACATTTAGAAATAATTAAGGCAGTACGTGAAGCTGTAGGGCCTGATTTTAATGTATCTTTAAGACTCGGAGCTTCAGACTATAATGAGAATGGTACTACCATTGAAGATAGTAAGATTGCAGCAGTGGAATTTGAAAAAGCAGGTGTAGATTTACTAGATATATCTGGTGGGTTCAGTGGATACAATATACCTGGAGCTGACAAGCAAGGATATTTTTATCCGTTGACTGAAGCTTTAAAGGAGGTTGTTTCCATCCCATTGATACTCACTGGAGGTATTACTGATTCACTGGCGGCGGAGAAACTATTACAAGATGAAAAAACTGACCTAATAGGTGTAGGTAGAGCCATACTAAATGACTCTAATTGGGCAAAAAACGCCATAGAGGGTTTGAAAAAATAA
- a CDS encoding DUF1540 domain-containing protein codes for MKINKSIGCTVDECKYHANSDSYCSLDHINVVKHESRAKNQEATDCGSFESK; via the coding sequence ATGAAAATAAATAAAAGTATAGGTTGTACAGTTGATGAGTGTAAATATCATGCTAATAGTGACTCTTACTGTAGTTTAGATCATATCAATGTAGTAAAACATGAAAGTAGAGCAAAGAACCAAGAAGCAACGGACTGTGGTAGCTTCGAAAGTAAATAG
- a CDS encoding 5' nucleotidase, NT5C type: MEKLNICIDIDGTLTEPFFLLDRANKHFEKNIKPEDVDSYEIHQLYGVEFKDFFEFYISVANEVLIDVDPRERVREVLLEIDGKHNIHYVTAREDFLTDVTQRWFEKYKLPSGKLHILGSHYKVKTAEQVKCDLFIEDRYNNAIELAEAGFKVLLIDCVYNRKPLIPGITRVNNWEEVNEMIKELETSIIQDREKNLAKVVTV, encoded by the coding sequence GTGGAAAAATTAAATATATGTATTGATATCGACGGCACACTTACAGAGCCTTTTTTTCTGTTAGACAGAGCAAATAAGCACTTTGAAAAAAATATTAAACCAGAAGATGTGGACAGTTATGAAATTCATCAACTGTATGGTGTAGAGTTTAAGGATTTTTTTGAATTTTACATCTCTGTTGCTAATGAAGTCCTAATTGATGTAGATCCCAGGGAAAGGGTAAGAGAAGTCCTACTAGAAATAGATGGCAAACACAACATTCACTATGTGACTGCAAGGGAAGACTTTTTGACAGATGTAACACAGAGGTGGTTTGAGAAATACAAGTTACCTTCTGGGAAATTGCATATCTTAGGAAGTCACTATAAGGTTAAAACAGCTGAACAAGTAAAATGTGATTTATTTATTGAGGATAGGTATAACAATGCAATTGAGCTTGCTGAAGCTGGCTTTAAAGTACTACTAATTGACTGTGTATACAATAGAAAACCACTTATTCCAGGTATAACTAGGGTCAATAACTGGGAAGAAGTAAATGAAATGATAAAAGAACTTGAAACTTCTATAATCCAAGATAGAGAAAAAAACTTAGCTAAAGTAGTGACTGTTTAA
- a CDS encoding ferritin-like domain-containing protein has translation MLKEELNAIKQAIIHEVEGYEFYRLAAEQTKSTESKEAFMELAKEELKHADYLKELFDKIQQGDEAFTLAFLADPPSPNIFNWDKVDGQYTSMAMSVFGIAIQLEKDSIIFYEKALENSKFEEAKKLYQLLIKWEKVHLDQFTKQYEMYKEEWWSAQEYAPF, from the coding sequence ATGTTAAAAGAAGAGCTAAACGCGATCAAACAAGCCATTATCCATGAGGTAGAAGGTTACGAGTTTTATAGGTTGGCTGCTGAACAAACAAAAAGTACTGAAAGCAAGGAAGCTTTTATGGAATTAGCCAAGGAAGAGCTTAAGCATGCTGACTATCTAAAAGAGTTATTTGATAAAATTCAGCAAGGCGATGAGGCATTCACCCTAGCCTTTCTAGCTGACCCACCATCTCCAAATATCTTTAACTGGGATAAAGTAGATGGGCAGTATACAAGTATGGCCATGTCTGTTTTCGGGATAGCCATACAACTAGAAAAAGATTCTATAATTTTCTACGAAAAAGCCTTAGAAAATAGTAAGTTTGAAGAAGCTAAAAAGCTATATCAACTGCTTATCAAATGGGAAAAGGTTCATCTAGATCAATTTACTAAGCAATACGAGATGTATAAAGAAGAATGGTGGTCTGCCCAAGAATACGCACCATTTTAA
- a CDS encoding ABC transporter permease subunit: MEPRPNIEENTQNKRIEMLEKGKKFLINNMVTILFVIIGYIGFVLSGLSLPFFLNDLINRVARNGFLVLALIIPVLAGMGLNFAVVLGAMAGQMAIIMTIHWGVFNWQGILLCVLLATPIAILFGFLTGKLLNKTKGQEMITSLILGWFANGVYQFIFLILVGSVIPMKNEELVLSTGVGLRVTVDLDKKLRYAIDSLFRFSFIKSVLIVGIVFISVALYMYIKNNKQGQLDSAKGKVMALSASGIVLGVWSIMTMLNSRNMLNNLNIPVVTFVIIGLLCFATAFLTKTKLGQDFRTVGQDQHLANVSGIDSNKIRVLAIVISTVLAAWGHIIYLQNMGTLSTYGSHENIGMFAIAALLIGGATVTKATIGQALLGTVLFHTIFIVSPLAGRNLLGDAQLGEYFRAFVVYGVIGVSLGMHAWKKQMQSKK, encoded by the coding sequence TTGGAGCCAAGGCCAAACATAGAAGAAAACACCCAAAATAAAAGAATAGAAATGCTGGAAAAAGGGAAAAAATTTCTGATAAATAATATGGTTACCATACTTTTTGTAATTATAGGCTATATAGGATTTGTACTCTCTGGCTTATCTTTGCCTTTTTTTCTAAATGATTTGATAAACAGGGTAGCGAGAAATGGATTTTTAGTTTTAGCCCTCATAATACCAGTACTAGCTGGCATGGGGTTAAATTTTGCCGTTGTGCTAGGGGCAATGGCTGGACAAATGGCTATTATCATGACCATACACTGGGGAGTCTTTAATTGGCAGGGGATATTACTATGTGTCCTACTGGCTACACCCATTGCAATACTTTTTGGTTTTTTAACGGGAAAGCTTTTAAATAAAACTAAGGGACAGGAAATGATTACAAGTCTAATACTAGGCTGGTTTGCCAACGGTGTATATCAGTTTATATTTCTTATCTTAGTTGGGTCTGTTATTCCCATGAAGAACGAGGAACTAGTTTTAAGCACAGGTGTAGGGCTTAGGGTTACCGTGGACTTAGATAAAAAATTAAGATATGCCATAGACAGCCTGTTTAGATTTTCATTTATAAAATCAGTGTTGATTGTGGGAATTGTGTTCATTTCAGTAGCCTTATACATGTATATCAAAAACAATAAGCAAGGACAACTAGATAGTGCTAAAGGTAAAGTTATGGCACTTTCAGCATCAGGAATTGTCCTTGGTGTATGGAGTATTATGACAATGCTAAATAGCAGAAATATGCTCAACAACCTAAATATTCCTGTGGTTACCTTTGTTATAATAGGCCTTTTATGCTTTGCCACAGCATTTTTAACAAAGACAAAGCTAGGTCAGGATTTCAGAACAGTGGGACAGGATCAACATTTAGCTAATGTATCGGGTATAGACTCCAATAAAATTAGAGTTCTGGCCATTGTAATTTCCACAGTCCTTGCAGCATGGGGACATATTATTTACCTACAGAATATGGGTACCTTGAGCACATACGGGAGCCATGAAAATATTGGTATGTTTGCTATTGCAGCACTTTTAATAGGCGGAGCCACTGTTACTAAGGCAACAATTGGTCAGGCATTATTAGGAACTGTATTGTTCCATACCATATTTATTGTTTCTCCCCTTGCAGGTAGAAACTTACTTGGAGATGCACAACTGGGTGAATACTTCAGGGCCTTTGTTGTATATGGAGTAATAGGAGTTTCCTTGGGGATGCATGCATGGAAAAAACAAATGCAGTCAAAGAAGTAA
- a CDS encoding ABC transporter permease subunit yields the protein MIERFQSFYKKAGLPRIIIAVFFFILTVTSSIIGIPFGGLMTDVIVRVAMNVVLVLAMVPGILSGIGPNFGLPLGILAGLLGAIISIEMELVGRSAFIGAILMAIPLAAIVGWGYGWLLNKVKGSEMMVATYVGFSAVSLMSIGWMVLPIKNPEMAWAMGKGIRTTISLEGRFRHLLNNLWHFNIGAFRVPTGLILFGLLMCFIMWLVLRSKTGIAMKTVGDNPKFAVASGLNVDKYRIIGTILSSILGAIGIIVYAQSFGFLQLYQAPMFMGFHAVAAVLIGGANVRNATITHVLIGTFLFQGLLVVALPVANNLLEQGSLAEITRMLVSNGIILYALTQVVGGE from the coding sequence ATGATTGAGAGGTTTCAATCTTTCTATAAAAAAGCCGGGCTACCTAGAATAATAATAGCTGTTTTTTTCTTTATACTCACAGTAACCTCAAGCATCATCGGAATACCCTTTGGTGGACTTATGACAGATGTAATAGTTAGGGTTGCAATGAATGTAGTTTTAGTTTTAGCCATGGTGCCAGGTATACTAAGTGGGATAGGGCCTAATTTTGGATTGCCCTTAGGAATTTTAGCAGGACTTTTAGGGGCCATTATAAGTATTGAAATGGAACTGGTAGGGAGATCAGCCTTTATTGGTGCCATACTTATGGCTATACCACTGGCAGCAATAGTGGGTTGGGGTTATGGTTGGCTTTTAAACAAGGTAAAGGGATCTGAGATGATGGTGGCCACTTATGTAGGTTTCTCAGCGGTGTCTTTAATGAGTATCGGGTGGATGGTACTCCCCATAAAAAATCCAGAAATGGCATGGGCCATGGGAAAAGGTATCAGGACCACCATTTCCCTTGAGGGAAGGTTTCGACATTTACTTAATAATCTTTGGCACTTTAATATAGGGGCATTTAGGGTGCCTACAGGTTTGATTTTGTTCGGGCTCCTTATGTGCTTTATCATGTGGCTAGTATTAAGGAGTAAAACAGGAATTGCTATGAAAACAGTAGGGGACAACCCAAAATTTGCTGTGGCATCGGGGTTAAATGTAGATAAGTACAGAATCATTGGAACTATTTTATCTTCTATACTAGGGGCTATAGGGATTATTGTCTATGCACAAAGCTTTGGATTTTTACAGCTTTACCAAGCACCCATGTTTATGGGTTTTCATGCAGTTGCTGCGGTGCTAATTGGAGGTGCCAATGTAAGAAATGCTACTATAACCCATGTTTTAATAGGAACATTTTTGTTTCAAGGCTTGTTAGTAGTTGCTCTGCCAGTGGCAAATAATTTATTAGAACAAGGAAGCTTGGCTGAAATTACTAGGATGTTAGTTAGTAACGGTATTATTCTCTATGCATTAACTCAAGTAGTCGGAGGTGAGTAG